The DNA region GATATACCTTGTAAACAAGAATGCTATTGAATTTCAAAGTGGAATTAGAGATATCAAAGTATTAGGATTCTATTCTATAGAGTTTTTAGTGGATCTATAGCATTTTACATGGATTGAAGAATTGAAAGGTTTTTATGGACACACAATATTAAGTTGAAATTTAAAAGAGTTGTGCAAGTGAGCAAACAAGGATCAGAGTGGATTAAATAAAGAATCTCTTTCGATATATCTTTGTTTACTGAGATGAAAACAAAGGCTTCAATGAGAATGGTGTGGACCTAGTGATTCCCTTTGGATGTCTCCTTGCACTGTTCATGAAAAGAGCAGGTGGTTCTTTGAACACAATGGTTGTTATGGTGGGCAGCATCCATGCAAtgcatcttcatccttcttgcaTCAGATGCAGGGAACAAGGACAAACATTTCATTTCCATTTCCTGCTCTTGATGCCATCCCCTCCCTCACATTTCTGGCCCACACACCTTCTCATGGTCGCACTTATACTCCACAAGAATATGGGAAACTTCTCATCCTCCTGCACGGGTTTATAGTTCTCGGCGACCAAATTTTGAGGAGTCGTTACCAATTCGTCCTTGAAACATGTTTTTGTGATGTATAGCATGTCCGCTTGTGTAAGAGAATGAAGAACCTAAAATGCTTAAGTTAGTAATAGTTTCTTCGTTCCATAGCCATCGAAAAATCACCTTCATCCGACTTAACAACATGCGAAACCGACTAATCAACTCACCTATTCCGTTAGGTTAACTTATAAGCCAAAACATATTCTTGATGCCTTGCATTGAAAAACATATGCTGAATTGAATGCCTCCTGACACTCAAAGTCACTTTCATTCAATGTTTCAGGACTAAGATTCAAACCCACTTTTCCTTTAAAATCTTGCTTATAAAGCCTAAAAGCTAGTCCTACAATACAGTTAGTCTCATAGCAATATCCAAGTTCACTGCATCTGCTCAATCGATCCAAAAGTTTCAATTCAActtcaataatattataatataagaCAAAATCTAGTGAACTAAACCATTGCATCGAGATCAAACAAACTGCAGAAAAGGATGATTCCAATGAGAGAATAGGGCAAGAAAAAGAACGTGTGACATATGACAGAGGAAATTGACAATGGCAACGTGAACTTAATTAGTTTGCTtagattttaataataataatttctttaGATTTCATGCGGATTTAATACTTTATGGGCGGCCCGGCCCAGTATCAAGAAACGGGCCGAGCCAAGCCGTGCCGTGCCGGCCAGGTGGCAGGAGCTTAGCACGCATGCCTCGacatttaatcttttttttttaaatatcatttaGAGTTTAATTGATATTAAAAATACTTTATTAAATTTTCATTAATTGTAATTTGACATTATGAGATTAGTTAGAAATTGAGAATTATTTATTTTAGAGAAAAGAAGGGAGAAAGAAGTTGAAGCCTTGACCGACGGCGGAGGCCGCAGCGACGCAGCAAGATGAAGGTAATGGTCGCCGTCAAGCGGGTGGTCGACTATGCCGTCAAGATCCGTGTGAAGCCAGATAAGGTACGTTACCCTCTCTCTCTATCTCGCTCTCTCCTCATCGTCTTCCTTCCCTCATTCTAGGGTTCTAACGTTGCTCTCTTCCTGCCAGAGCGGGGTCGAGACCGGCAACGTTAAGATGTCGATGAACCCATTCTGTGAGATCGCCCTCGAGGAAGCCCTCCGCCTCCGGGAGGCCGGAGCCGCTGGGGAGGTTGTCGCAGTCTCAGTCGGTCCCGCGCAGTGCGCCGACACGCTCCGTACTGCCCTCGCCATGGGAGCCGACCGTGCCGTCCACGTAGATTCTGGGACCGTGCCGGTGCTCCCGCTCTCCGTGGCTAAGATCCTCAAGGCCCTCGTTCACGTAGAGCGGCCCGGGCTCTTAATCCTCGGCAAGCAGGTGATGGAATCGGATTTATGATTTTATTTGTTTTCGTTAATTGATTGAAAGATTTCATTTTGGGGATCAGGAAAAAAAGATTCCTCTCATCTCTTAAACTTTTGCACAACTTAAGATCTTGCAAGGTGTTACAGAGTGCCGATTGTTTTCTTTTACACTCTTTAGGTTCTACGGTGAATTAAATAAATACATCGTGCGTTATTTTTATCTTACTGTAATCGACCGTGCTAATTTTCTGTCGCTGGTGAACTTAGTACCTTTGCTTTGGAACCAACACCTAATTGTTGGTATGCTCAACATGATGATTTCTAAAGTCATTTAATTGCAATTAAGGTCGAATGCTgtccttaaattttatatttcccATTTTTATGCATTCAGTATCATCTCCTTTACGTTTATATACATCTCATATTGTATGAGTAATGGATAAATAATATGATTTATCAGTTATAAAAACATAAATTTTGGTTAAATATGTTTATGATTCTAGTGTTGCCCAAATTACAATTGTCTATTTATTAAGACTTAACACTATGTGAGGTTTTTGAGTTGAAAATAATTGGGACTTCCAAAGCAGAAATGTCCTTTGGAATATGAGGAAGGTTCTTGGGCTTACAAAGACACTAATGCATGAGCGTTTAGCTCATACCACTTATCAGATCGTTCAAACTTGCATATTACCTTTCTGCATATTGTCGGACATCTCAAATTTTCCAATTCTTGCTTCTTTGTTGTAGACTCACGACATTACCCCTCTTTAGAATTCATCTAGTTTTTTATGTTAGTATGACTTGCTTAACCTTTGTTCCCTTATTTAACCAGTTGATGCTTCCTAACATTATCATTTTTGTGAATTGTAGATTTGTGTGCTTGATGCAAGTATTCTCCTCATACTTgtgataatatatattatttacttATATTGAAAGTTCAAAAGCTCAAAACAGTGTTCTAAAAGCAGTGTGTTCGCCTAGGAAAAAAAATGATTTGGTTTAGTTGATGGTAACAAAAACTTTGTTTACTGTTTAGCAATCACAAAAAATTAATCATCAACTAATAATTATATGCATATGACTAAGAAATATGACATGCTTTACATTGTTATATTATTTATTCTACAGTTTATACTCGATACATTTTTTTTTGCGCAGAATTATGAGatggattgattgattgattactATACTTTATTGGATCTATGTTAGTGATTTTCATCAATATAAATGTTTTTAGTTCTCAACTATTTTGGGCTGGCTAAGCAGATTTAGCCCTGCCATTCAACTCTACATGTTGACATTGTTGTACGCTGCACATTAGGATTAATGCCATCCTCGACTTTTTGCATCCAAGATTAGGGACGAAATTGACATTTTTTTATCTTTGTAATTGAGATGTTATTTTAATCGCTTTGTCAGTTCCTTGATACAAGTCTCTGAGTTCCTTGTATTCATCAGGCAATTGATGACGACTGCAACCAAACAGGACAAATGGTGGCTGGACTACTTAGATGGGCACAAGGAACCTTCGCTTCAAAGGTCAGATGCTACAATTCAATCATATTCCAATGATGATTGTATTCTATTGCTGTTCTTGCCTAGGGACtgtctcttttttatttttcttacctATAATTACTTTTATTACTCATTGATCTGCCATTTGGAGGTGATATATCTGGAGAATCTTTCTTAAAGTCAGAAGCTGTTGCATATTATTTCACCCACAATTTATCTTAGTAGGTCATTCTGGATAAAGAAAACCAAACGGCAACAGTCGAAAGAGAAGTCGATGGTGGTATCGAGACGATCTCTCTTGATTTGCCTGCAGTAATCACGTAATCTATCCCTACTCGTTTCCTTGTTTCTCTGCTATCTGCATTTTAGCAGTATCTTTTATGTCACTTGAATGTCATGTATTCTACTTGGAAAACAAGCTCAATTGAGTTAAATgacttgctttttttttttttgactaaatGATAGTTTGCCTGTTCATGTAATTGCTGGTGTCTGATCTCGGATATGGTATTTTCTTTGTGCAGGACGGATTTAAGGTTAAATCAACCCCGATATGCGACTCTTCCGAACATAATGAAAGCTAAATCGAAGGTCATCAAGAAAGTTACACCTGCAGAGCTGAACGTGGAGATCAAACCAGCTTTGGAGATCATTCAAGTTACAGAACCGCCCAAGAGAAAAGCTGGTGCGATCGTTTCATCGGTGGATGAACTCATCGACAAGTTGAAGAATGAAGCTCGCGTTATATGAAACATTTGTTTGTCCAACTCCAGAAACACTTATCTTCAACTTTAAAGTTCTTCAAATGTTTCAATAATAATTTCTCGCACCAGATCGATT from Zingiber officinale cultivar Zhangliang chromosome 4B, Zo_v1.1, whole genome shotgun sequence includes:
- the LOC121976469 gene encoding electron transfer flavoprotein subunit beta, mitochondrial-like — encoded protein: MKVMVAVKRVVDYAVKIRVKPDKSGVETGNVKMSMNPFCEIALEEALRLREAGAAGEVVAVSVGPAQCADTLRTALAMGADRAVHVDSGTVPVLPLSVAKILKALVHVERPGLLILGKQAIDDDCNQTGQMVAGLLRWAQGTFASKVILDKENQTATVEREVDGGIETISLDLPAVITTDLRLNQPRYATLPNIMKAKSKVIKKVTPAELNVEIKPALEIIQVTEPPKRKAGAIVSSVDELIDKLKNEARVI